A portion of the Eubacterium maltosivorans genome contains these proteins:
- a CDS encoding restriction endonuclease subunit S, with protein sequence MNYLTELLAFFRWMEQQRLSPLLQAFWHYLMYFNNRAAIKGADGFWYWPVEFRVPNKLFQDALGLKNRQALWTQRQTLIRKQRVTYTPDAGNRAGQYRLIPFDKGLAPASIAAGERQEPTLVWTQTATESGHGAQPYINNINPKQASLFYYNQEEPPNTHSIHGFNLLPPLTESEKAAIQALYSGDSVAAFNAMWAAREAKQKGETT encoded by the coding sequence ATGAACTACCTGACCGAGTTACTCGCCTTTTTCCGCTGGATGGAGCAGCAGCGCCTGAGCCCTCTGCTCCAGGCCTTCTGGCATTACCTCATGTACTTTAATAACCGCGCCGCCATAAAGGGCGCCGACGGCTTCTGGTACTGGCCGGTGGAATTCCGGGTACCCAACAAGCTGTTTCAGGACGCCCTTGGCCTTAAAAACCGCCAGGCCCTCTGGACACAAAGGCAGACGCTGATCCGGAAGCAGCGCGTGACGTACACCCCCGACGCGGGAAACCGGGCGGGACAATACCGCCTGATCCCCTTTGACAAAGGCCTGGCCCCGGCCAGCATCGCCGCCGGAGAGCGTCAGGAGCCGACGCTCGTATGGACACAAACCGCTACAGAAAGCGGACACGGGGCGCAACCGTATATAAATAATATAAACCCTAAACAGGCGTCTCTGTTCTATTATAATCAGGAGGAGCCGCCCAATACCCACAGCATCCACGGCTTTAACCTGCTCCCGCCGCTCACCGAATCCGAGAAAGCCGCCATCCAGGCCCTGTATTCCGGTGACAGCGTGGCCGCCTTTAACGCCATGTGGGCCGCGAGAGAGGCAAAGCAGAAAGGAGAAACCACATGA
- a CDS encoding phage antirepressor KilAC domain-containing protein, with product MNRKQMRERNRDTAKKAGAGRCASCAQKFQAPAQLTLGGAAGHIVVDIHLAANPERNPGQWYLGMEPLTETSAFLRRMKAEGIIISKHDFFRWLRARGYLRKNAPGTLNQVSQRASAMGILRIGNQTAACPGRRLYLTPAGCIYFADRLKKEAASA from the coding sequence ATGAATCGTAAACAAATGCGCGAAAGAAACAGGGATACGGCAAAAAAAGCAGGGGCAGGCAGGTGTGCTTCGTGCGCCCAAAAATTCCAGGCCCCGGCACAGCTCACACTTGGTGGGGCCGCCGGGCACATCGTGGTGGATATCCACCTGGCCGCCAATCCGGAAAGAAACCCCGGGCAGTGGTATCTGGGCATGGAGCCGCTTACCGAGACCAGCGCCTTTTTAAGAAGGATGAAGGCAGAGGGCATCATCATAAGCAAGCACGATTTTTTCCGCTGGCTGCGCGCCAGAGGCTACCTGAGAAAGAATGCGCCCGGCACCTTAAACCAGGTGAGCCAAAGGGCGTCGGCCATGGGAATCCTCAGAATCGGAAACCAGACAGCGGCCTGTCCGGGGCGCAGGCTTTATCTGACGCCGGCCGGCTGCATTTATTTTGCGGACAGGCTTAAAAAGGAGGCGGCGTCCGCATGA
- the secA gene encoding preprotein translocase subunit SecA, translating into MAALNQIFDPSRRDVKRLQKTADRILALEDAMAALSDSALRDKTALFRKRLKDGEPLDHLTAEAFAVVREAAYRAIGLKPFPVQLIGGLVLHEGNIAEMKTGEGKTLVAALPTYLNALEGKGVFVVTVNDYLARRDRELMGKIHEFLGLRVGLVVSGQTPEEKKAAYAADVVYGTNNEFGFDYLRDNMALSLDSQVQRSLHYAIIDEVDSVLIDEARTPLIIAGPGGPESKLYRLANRFVKLLGPEDYEKDEKLKAVQLTEKGIQRAEMFFSVDNLADIVNMELFHCINKALYAHKLMQRDRDYIVAGEEVVIVDAFTGRTMPGRRFSDGLHQAIEAKENVPVNAETQTIATVTFQNYFRMFDKLAGMTGTAKTEEDEFSSIYNLNVVTIPTNKPMIRTDHEDAVYATEAAKFEAVTRDVLKRHEKGQPVLIGTVSIEKSEALSGYLQREGIEHTVLNAKYHEQEAEIISKAGQAGAVTISTNMAGRGTDIGLGEGVQALGGLYVIGTERHESRRIDNQLRGRSGRQGDPGEARFYLSLEDPLLRIFGDERMKKLSEVIDLQEGEAITSKILTKGIENAQKKMESKNFDDRKNVLKYDNVMNRQREIIYKQRQQVLDGENIHDQILAMGQRIFASVLDIFISDPIADHWDIQGLKEALGKSFFPETDFKFVDTLKSREALEQALGSLFSSHLEKLSAKIGRETRDALEREVLLKAVDMAWMDHIDNMDQLKQGIGLRSYGQNDPVKEYTKEGFAMFDEMVQEIQENTIRTLLRCQADS; encoded by the coding sequence TTGGCAGCTTTAAATCAGATTTTCGACCCATCCAGGCGTGATGTAAAAAGGCTTCAGAAAACAGCGGACAGGATCCTGGCCCTGGAGGACGCAATGGCCGCGCTCAGCGACAGCGCCCTCAGAGATAAGACCGCGTTGTTCCGGAAAAGGCTTAAGGACGGAGAGCCGCTGGATCATTTGACCGCCGAGGCCTTTGCGGTGGTCAGGGAGGCGGCGTACAGGGCCATCGGCCTGAAGCCTTTTCCGGTTCAGCTCATCGGCGGGCTCGTCCTGCACGAGGGCAATATTGCCGAGATGAAAACCGGTGAGGGCAAAACCCTGGTGGCGGCCCTGCCCACCTACCTCAATGCCCTGGAGGGCAAGGGCGTTTTCGTGGTGACCGTCAACGATTATCTGGCCAGGCGGGACCGGGAGCTCATGGGGAAGATCCACGAGTTTCTGGGCCTGCGGGTCGGCCTTGTCGTCAGCGGGCAGACGCCGGAGGAAAAGAAAGCCGCCTATGCGGCTGATGTGGTCTACGGAACAAACAATGAGTTCGGCTTTGACTATCTGCGGGACAACATGGCACTCAGCCTCGACAGCCAGGTTCAGCGGAGCCTCCATTATGCCATCATCGACGAGGTGGACAGCGTGCTCATCGACGAGGCCCGGACGCCCCTTATTATCGCGGGGCCGGGCGGCCCCGAGAGCAAGCTCTACCGTCTGGCCAACCGCTTTGTCAAGCTGCTGGGGCCAGAGGATTATGAGAAGGACGAAAAGCTGAAAGCCGTCCAGCTGACCGAGAAAGGAATCCAGCGGGCAGAGATGTTCTTCAGCGTGGACAACCTTGCCGATATTGTCAACATGGAGCTTTTTCACTGTATTAACAAGGCGCTTTACGCCCATAAGCTGATGCAGCGGGACAGGGATTATATCGTGGCCGGCGAGGAAGTGGTGATTGTGGACGCGTTTACAGGCCGCACCATGCCGGGCCGCCGGTTCTCAGACGGGCTGCATCAGGCCATCGAGGCCAAGGAAAATGTCCCGGTCAACGCCGAGACACAGACCATTGCCACCGTCACCTTTCAGAACTACTTCCGTATGTTTGATAAGCTCGCGGGCATGACCGGCACAGCCAAAACAGAGGAGGACGAGTTCTCCTCTATTTACAATCTGAACGTGGTCACCATCCCCACCAATAAGCCCATGATCCGGACCGATCATGAGGACGCGGTTTACGCGACCGAGGCGGCGAAATTTGAGGCAGTGACCCGGGACGTCCTTAAGCGTCATGAAAAGGGCCAGCCGGTTCTCATCGGCACCGTGTCCATCGAAAAGTCCGAGGCCCTCAGCGGCTATCTTCAGAGAGAAGGGATTGAGCACACCGTGCTCAATGCCAAATACCATGAGCAGGAGGCTGAGATCATCTCAAAGGCCGGCCAGGCCGGCGCGGTCACCATCTCGACCAACATGGCCGGCCGCGGCACAGACATTGGCCTGGGCGAAGGGGTTCAGGCGCTGGGAGGCTTATATGTGATCGGGACAGAAAGACATGAGAGCCGCCGCATCGACAATCAGCTGAGAGGGCGTTCGGGCCGTCAGGGTGATCCGGGAGAGGCCCGCTTTTATTTATCCCTGGAGGACCCGCTGCTGAGGATCTTCGGCGATGAGCGGATGAAAAAGCTCAGCGAGGTCATCGACCTTCAGGAGGGCGAGGCCATCACCAGCAAAATCCTGACAAAGGGCATTGAAAACGCCCAGAAAAAAATGGAAAGCAAGAATTTTGACGACCGTAAAAACGTTCTGAAATATGACAATGTGATGAACCGGCAGCGTGAGATCATCTACAAGCAGCGCCAGCAGGTTCTGGACGGCGAGAATATACACGACCAGATCCTCGCCATGGGGCAGCGTATCTTCGCCTCAGTGCTGGACATCTTCATCAGCGATCCCATCGCTGACCACTGGGATATCCAGGGACTGAAAGAGGCCCTGGGCAAATCCTTTTTTCCAGAGACCGATTTTAAGTTTGTCGATACGCTAAAGAGCCGGGAGGCGCTGGAGCAGGCCCTCGGCAGTCTTTTCAGCAGCCATCTTGAAAAGCTTTCGGCCAAAATCGGCCGGGAAACACGGGACGCCCTTGAGAGAGAGGTGCTTTTAAAAGCCGTGGACATGGCCTGGATGGACCATATCGACAACATGGACCAGCTGAAGCAGGGAATCGGCCTCAGAAGCTACGGGCAGAACGACCCCGTAAAAGAATACACAAAAGAAGGCTTTGCCATGTTCGACGAAATGGTTCAGGAAATCCAGGAAAACACCATCAGGACGCTGCTGCGCTGCCAGGCGGACAGCTAG
- a CDS encoding leucine-rich repeat domain-containing protein codes for MAENIKSTNQREYTNHRRPPEPNSQNRGVYTTAIARQNKVRHLVIGGEYRTIGSKACMNITKIHRLELAPSVMSIGENAFRGCTQLVAVKMPGSVREIGEAAFMECRKLREINLPKKLRVIRPRTFKLCRALKIIELPEALEEIGENAFIDCDSLQTVVIPRQIEMIAFRTFYGCKQLQQVTLPPELKIIGREAFVGCCFQSLTLPEGLVTIGDSAFLKCKFLESIHIPESVRRIEKWAFHGCPRLKKVVLLHDPEVMGDWLFNRGNTVVHCKRNSKVDDYCKEFQYKTEYVD; via the coding sequence ATGGCAGAAAACATCAAAAGCACCAATCAGAGGGAGTACACAAATCACCGACGGCCCCCTGAACCGAACAGCCAAAACCGGGGCGTCTACACAACGGCCATTGCCAGGCAGAATAAGGTCAGGCATCTGGTCATTGGCGGTGAGTACCGCACCATCGGGTCAAAGGCCTGCATGAATATCACAAAAATCCACCGGCTGGAGCTTGCGCCCTCGGTGATGTCCATCGGAGAAAACGCATTCCGGGGCTGCACACAGCTGGTGGCGGTCAAGATGCCGGGCAGTGTGCGGGAAATCGGCGAGGCAGCCTTTATGGAGTGCCGCAAGCTGCGTGAGATCAATCTTCCCAAAAAGCTGCGGGTAATCCGGCCAAGAACCTTTAAGCTGTGCCGGGCGCTCAAGATCATTGAGCTGCCAGAAGCCCTTGAGGAAATTGGCGAGAACGCTTTTATCGACTGCGACAGCCTCCAGACGGTGGTCATTCCCAGGCAGATCGAGATGATCGCCTTCCGCACCTTTTATGGCTGCAAGCAGCTGCAGCAGGTCACCCTGCCGCCAGAGCTGAAAATCATCGGCCGGGAAGCCTTTGTCGGCTGCTGCTTTCAATCCCTGACCCTGCCAGAGGGGCTGGTGACCATCGGGGACAGCGCGTTTTTAAAGTGCAAGTTTCTTGAGAGCATCCATATTCCCGAAAGCGTCAGGCGCATTGAGAAGTGGGCCTTTCACGGCTGCCCACGGCTGAAAAAGGTGGTGCTGCTCCATGATCCCGAGGTCATGGGCGACTGGCTTTTTAACAGAGGCAACACGGTGGTACACTGCAAAAGAAACTCAAAAGTTGACGACTACTGCAAAGAATTTCAATATAAAACCGAGTATGTAGACTGA
- a CDS encoding ECF transporter S component, translating into MLPNESLDRFLDDFLEGGKPKEKYEVKKREDAAPVRSDRELWVPPADGSLVEKPESRKLSKRTWAALLMIFVLIPLTIFIGIRIGDRKYFFISMMIMVYSMVPFVMVFEGRRPQARELVILALLAAIAVAGRAAFFMLPQFKPVIAVVIVAGVCFGAESGFLVGAVSMFASNFFLTQGPWTPWQMFATGIIGFLAGLLFKKGRLTMKKGPLCLFGFLSTFFIYGFLMDTASVLMYQSEVTWWSALPLYFSGAPFNLIYACSTVIFLFFGARPLIEKLERIKVKYGLIENGSAGKS; encoded by the coding sequence ATGCTGCCAAATGAATCTTTAGACCGGTTTCTGGATGATTTTCTGGAAGGCGGCAAGCCAAAAGAAAAGTATGAGGTAAAAAAAAGAGAGGATGCGGCCCCAGTCCGGAGTGACCGCGAGCTCTGGGTGCCGCCAGCCGATGGCAGCCTGGTGGAAAAGCCAGAGAGCAGGAAGCTGTCAAAACGGACATGGGCGGCGCTGCTGATGATCTTTGTGCTCATTCCCCTCACGATTTTTATCGGTATCCGCATCGGGGACCGAAAGTATTTCTTTATCAGTATGATGATCATGGTTTATTCCATGGTGCCCTTTGTGATGGTATTTGAGGGCCGGAGGCCCCAGGCCCGGGAGCTGGTCATATTGGCACTTTTAGCGGCCATTGCGGTGGCGGGGCGCGCGGCGTTTTTTATGCTGCCGCAGTTTAAGCCTGTCATCGCCGTCGTTATTGTGGCAGGGGTATGTTTTGGCGCCGAATCCGGATTTTTGGTGGGGGCAGTGTCCATGTTTGCCTCCAATTTTTTTCTGACACAGGGCCCCTGGACGCCCTGGCAGATGTTTGCCACGGGCATCATCGGGTTTCTGGCAGGGCTTTTGTTTAAAAAAGGAAGATTAACGATGAAAAAGGGGCCCCTCTGCCTCTTTGGGTTTCTGTCCACTTTCTTTATCTACGGCTTTTTAATGGATACGGCCAGTGTGCTTATGTACCAGAGTGAGGTGACCTGGTGGTCGGCGCTGCCCTTATATTTTTCAGGTGCGCCCTTTAATCTGATTTACGCCTGCTCAACGGTCATTTTCCTGTTTTTTGGCGCCAGGCCATTGATTGAAAAGCTGGAACGGATCAAGGTAAAATACGGCCTGATCGAGAACGGATCAGCCGGTAAATCTTAA
- a CDS encoding ABC transporter ATP-binding protein, whose amino-acid sequence MAEVEIRDLMFTYPEMENPALCSINLEINDGDFVVLCGKSGCGKSTLLRHFKTVLTPHGTRTGEILFKGRALSEVDIRTQSSEIGFVLQNPDNQIVTDKVWHELAFGLESLGYDTPTIRLRVAEMASYFGIQAWFRRNVNELSGGQKQLLNLAAIMAMHPSLLILDEPTSQLDPIAASDFLETVKKINRDLGTTIIMTEHRLEDIFPAADKVIVMDQGSVIAQGLPREIGKELRGMGHDMFLSMPAPMQIYDGIDNEMPCPLTVREGRQWLSELFEGKPVEKKSIPIEADHFKEAETVVELRDVWFRYDKNLPDVVCDLSLEIKRGQLYALVGGNGTGKTTTLSLISGINRPYRGKVKLEGREVRKYSDKELFHGFLGVLPQNPQSLFVKKTVELDLFEAIGGTNERRRSEFDSDMNKRTAVEGMAELMHIGHLMQQHPYDLSGGEQQRLALAKIMLLKPRILLMDEPTKGLDNHFKRELAEILKRLQEHGVTIVMVSHDVEFCAQYADTCGLFFEGSIVTANTPRAFFSGNSFYTTSANRLSRHLFDNAITVKDVITCCQMNL is encoded by the coding sequence ATGGCAGAAGTAGAAATAAGGGATTTGATGTTCACCTATCCGGAGATGGAGAATCCGGCGCTTTGCAGCATCAATTTGGAGATAAATGACGGGGATTTTGTCGTTTTGTGCGGCAAGAGCGGCTGTGGCAAAAGTACGCTGCTGCGGCATTTTAAAACAGTGCTCACGCCCCACGGAACACGGACAGGGGAGATTCTTTTTAAAGGGCGCGCGCTTTCTGAGGTGGATATCCGGACACAGAGCTCGGAAATTGGCTTTGTGCTGCAAAATCCAGACAATCAGATTGTGACGGATAAGGTGTGGCATGAGCTGGCCTTTGGGCTTGAGAGCCTGGGCTATGACACGCCGACTATTCGCTTGAGAGTGGCGGAAATGGCCTCTTATTTTGGGATTCAGGCATGGTTCCGGCGGAATGTGAACGAGCTGTCCGGCGGGCAGAAGCAGCTCCTGAATCTGGCGGCCATCATGGCCATGCACCCGTCGCTGCTGATTCTGGACGAGCCGACCTCGCAGCTTGACCCCATTGCGGCTTCTGATTTTTTGGAAACTGTCAAAAAGATTAACCGTGACCTGGGCACTACTATTATCATGACAGAGCACCGGCTTGAGGATATTTTTCCAGCCGCGGATAAGGTCATTGTCATGGACCAGGGTTCGGTTATCGCTCAGGGGCTTCCGCGGGAAATCGGAAAAGAACTGCGGGGTATGGGGCATGATATGTTTTTGTCCATGCCTGCGCCCATGCAGATTTATGATGGAATCGATAATGAAATGCCCTGCCCGCTGACTGTGCGGGAGGGAAGGCAGTGGCTGTCGGAGCTGTTTGAGGGAAAGCCTGTCGAGAAAAAGAGTATTCCCATTGAGGCAGACCATTTTAAAGAAGCTGAGACCGTTGTCGAGCTGAGAGATGTCTGGTTCCGGTATGATAAAAATCTTCCCGATGTGGTATGCGACCTGTCACTGGAGATCAAGCGGGGCCAGCTGTATGCCCTGGTAGGCGGCAACGGCACCGGCAAAACCACCACCCTGTCCTTGATTTCAGGTATTAACCGGCCATACCGGGGAAAGGTAAAGCTTGAAGGGAGGGAAGTTCGAAAATATTCGGATAAGGAGCTGTTTCATGGCTTCCTGGGCGTTCTGCCCCAGAATCCCCAGAGCCTTTTTGTCAAAAAGACAGTGGAGCTGGACCTGTTTGAGGCCATTGGCGGTACCAATGAGCGCAGGCGCTCCGAATTTGACAGCGACATGAACAAACGCACAGCGGTTGAGGGAATGGCGGAACTGATGCACATCGGACATCTTATGCAGCAGCATCCTTATGATCTCTCTGGCGGTGAGCAGCAAAGACTGGCCCTTGCGAAAATTATGCTGTTAAAACCGCGTATTCTTTTGATGGATGAGCCGACAAAGGGGCTGGACAACCACTTTAAGCGGGAGCTGGCCGAAATTCTCAAGCGCCTCCAGGAGCATGGGGTGACCATCGTGATGGTTTCCCACGATGTGGAATTCTGCGCCCAATACGCCGACACCTGCGGCCTGTTCTTTGAGGGCAGTATTGTGACCGCCAACACCCCGAGAGCCTTTTTTTCGGGAAACAGCTTTTATACGACCTCGGCCAACCGCTTGTCCCGGCATTTGTTTGACAATGCCATTACCGTGAAGGATGTGATCACATGCTGCCAAATGAATCTTTAG
- a CDS encoding leucine-rich repeat domain-containing protein — protein sequence MIRQTVEIGFGRSSPRAVLQRSYVLNNHLSGEVVIPNGFTDIEVSAFKDMKNITRIVLPKTLLHIDERAFWGCEGLEEIMLPDGVESIGDEAFCGCKSLEYVRLPSGLRIISKELFKNCLKLRTVTGLRSVRCVEDGAFWNCRSLAAIEFGGKIEAVGVYAFYRCERLEKLSFKGTVKCLKSHCFDGAGLRELFLPEGLEQIRDGAFLHCGRLRRLVLPKSLLAIGSYAFAGCAHLTKIIFQGGVPAFGRAAFPSNARVVCRWNQDSRLLMEARGFKLCRKQDGFALYLYHCPETAVLEFETYPKDTFLLVFGIREIPPRAYCGREKIRKVLIGEGVECIGQKAFADCKSLGEVTFPKSLKTVSEGAFKGCPVEELIIPENVACIERFSFRDTKRLRRVDFLGKAELDNQVFAGSAVKALYLHRGMALRPFLMQAVTLLCRPEEEGMIAFFKSMGYTVSDAGAWKALRLTHHRQVVSVPPPGALVEPSVRHIGKQVESFQYANQTQLRKIIIPEGTERIGAGAFFNCDALEEVVLPDSLRHLEHSCFANCRSLERIRLPEGLTVLPARAFRDCRRLKAVDLPKTIRLIDQGCFQNCERLEQVNWPGGLLRINEYAFYGCQALASFCLPQCVSIIEKNAFTNCKKIKYVKAGAGVTYFSPQSFASRTVLECPENSVTLKMAREAGLKTKVSALYKK from the coding sequence TTGATCCGGCAGACAGTGGAGATTGGTTTTGGGCGGAGCTCGCCCCGGGCTGTTTTGCAGAGAAGCTATGTGCTCAACAACCATTTGAGTGGTGAGGTCGTTATTCCAAACGGCTTTACGGATATTGAGGTATCGGCCTTTAAAGACATGAAAAATATTACAAGGATTGTCCTGCCCAAAACGCTTTTACATATTGATGAGCGGGCCTTCTGGGGTTGTGAGGGACTTGAGGAGATTATGCTGCCCGATGGGGTGGAGTCCATTGGAGATGAAGCCTTTTGCGGCTGTAAGTCGTTGGAATATGTACGGCTTCCCTCTGGACTCAGGATTATTTCAAAGGAGCTGTTTAAAAATTGCCTTAAGCTCAGAACTGTGACAGGTCTCAGATCTGTACGGTGCGTTGAGGATGGCGCGTTCTGGAACTGCCGGTCTCTGGCAGCCATTGAATTTGGCGGGAAAATTGAAGCTGTCGGGGTCTACGCCTTTTACCGCTGCGAGAGATTGGAAAAGCTGAGTTTTAAAGGCACGGTGAAGTGCCTGAAGAGCCACTGCTTTGACGGCGCCGGGCTTAGAGAGCTGTTTCTGCCGGAGGGGCTTGAGCAGATCCGGGACGGAGCCTTTCTGCACTGCGGCAGGCTGCGCCGTCTGGTTTTGCCAAAATCCCTTTTGGCCATCGGCAGCTACGCCTTTGCGGGCTGCGCGCATTTAACAAAAATAATATTTCAAGGCGGGGTCCCTGCATTCGGACGGGCCGCTTTCCCTTCAAACGCACGGGTTGTTTGTCGTTGGAATCAGGATTCCCGGCTTCTGATGGAAGCCCGGGGATTTAAATTATGCCGAAAACAGGACGGCTTCGCGCTCTATCTGTACCATTGCCCTGAAACAGCAGTACTCGAATTCGAGACTTACCCCAAGGATACATTTCTGCTGGTCTTTGGCATCCGGGAGATACCGCCAAGAGCCTATTGCGGCCGTGAAAAAATCAGAAAAGTACTCATCGGCGAGGGCGTGGAGTGCATTGGGCAAAAAGCCTTTGCAGATTGTAAGAGCCTGGGGGAGGTTACTTTTCCCAAAAGTCTGAAAACCGTGAGTGAGGGCGCTTTTAAGGGATGCCCTGTGGAAGAATTGATTATTCCAGAAAATGTGGCGTGTATTGAGCGCTTCAGCTTTCGGGACACAAAGCGCCTGAGACGTGTCGATTTTCTTGGAAAGGCTGAGCTGGACAATCAGGTTTTTGCAGGCAGTGCCGTCAAGGCGCTTTATCTGCACCGCGGCATGGCGCTCAGGCCCTTTCTTATGCAGGCGGTCACGCTGCTTTGTCGGCCAGAGGAGGAGGGAATGATCGCTTTTTTCAAAAGCATGGGCTACACGGTATCCGATGCCGGAGCCTGGAAAGCCTTAAGGCTCACGCACCACCGTCAGGTGGTCAGCGTTCCCCCGCCCGGCGCGCTGGTGGAGCCATCGGTGCGGCATATCGGAAAGCAGGTTGAAAGCTTTCAGTATGCCAATCAGACCCAGCTTCGTAAAATCATTATCCCGGAGGGGACAGAAAGAATTGGCGCCGGTGCATTTTTTAACTGTGACGCGCTGGAGGAGGTGGTGCTTCCGGACAGCCTGAGGCATCTGGAGCACAGCTGCTTTGCGAACTGCCGGAGCTTGGAAAGAATCCGGCTGCCAGAGGGGCTCACTGTTCTGCCGGCCCGGGCTTTCCGGGACTGCAGGCGCTTAAAGGCAGTGGACCTGCCGAAAACTATCAGACTCATTGACCAGGGGTGCTTTCAGAATTGTGAGCGGTTGGAGCAGGTCAACTGGCCCGGCGGGCTTTTGAGAATCAACGAATATGCCTTTTACGGCTGCCAGGCGCTGGCTTCGTTCTGTCTGCCGCAATGTGTGTCAATTATTGAAAAAAATGCTTTTACAAACTGTAAGAAGATTAAGTATGTAAAGGCTGGTGCCGGCGTCACGTATTTTTCGCCTCAGAGCTTTGCGTCGCGGACGGTTCTGGAGTGCCCGGAAAATTCCGTCACTCTGAAAATGGCCCGTGAAGCGGGGCTAAAGACCAAGGTATCAGCACTGTACAAAAAATAA
- a CDS encoding energy-coupling factor transporter transmembrane component T, whose protein sequence is MEDSFSGYHPVINFGYFVAVLLFSMFILHPVFLLVSLFAAFVYSGILKGWLKALKSALLCLPVIIIVMLINPLFNHYGVTILFYLNNGNPITMESIVYGIFMGITLITVFIWFSCYSKVMTSDKFIFLFGRIIPALSLILSMVLRFVPKFIAEIKVISNGQKCIGRDLSNGSIFERARHGVTILSIMITWALENAIETADSMKARGYGLKGRTAFSIYRFDRRDAVASVVMLAVLACVIAGVYHGFAFAQYNPQIKMSGLQPLSLGSFFTYLFYFIFCMMPVIIDGVAEFKWWWLKRRIPEAEARHEGVEVI, encoded by the coding sequence ATGGAAGATTCTTTTTCCGGTTATCATCCGGTCATTAATTTCGGTTATTTTGTCGCGGTGCTTCTTTTTAGCATGTTTATCCTTCACCCAGTGTTTTTACTGGTATCGCTCTTTGCGGCCTTTGTCTATTCAGGCATCCTGAAGGGATGGCTTAAAGCGCTGAAATCCGCCTTGCTCTGCCTGCCGGTGATCATCATCGTGATGCTGATCAACCCCCTGTTTAACCACTATGGCGTTACGATTCTTTTCTATCTTAACAACGGCAACCCCATCACGATGGAATCCATTGTCTATGGGATATTCATGGGCATAACGCTGATTACGGTTTTCATCTGGTTTTCCTGCTACAGCAAGGTGATGACCTCGGATAAGTTTATCTTTTTATTCGGGCGCATCATTCCCGCCCTGTCCCTGATCCTTTCGATGGTACTGCGCTTTGTGCCAAAGTTTATCGCGGAGATCAAGGTGATCAGCAACGGACAGAAATGTATCGGGCGGGACCTGAGCAATGGGAGTATCTTTGAGCGGGCCCGGCACGGGGTGACCATTTTGTCAATCATGATTACCTGGGCGCTGGAAAACGCCATCGAGACAGCAGACAGCATGAAGGCGCGGGGATATGGGCTTAAGGGCAGAACTGCTTTCTCCATTTACCGCTTTGACCGCCGCGACGCAGTGGCTTCTGTCGTTATGCTGGCCGTCCTGGCCTGTGTGATTGCCGGGGTGTATCACGGCTTTGCCTTTGCGCAGTATAACCCGCAGATTAAGATGTCCGGGCTTCAGCCATTGTCACTGGGCAGCTTTTTCACCTATCTGTTTTATTTTATCTTTTGTATGATGCCGGTCATTATCGACGGTGTGGCTGAGTTCAAGTGGTGGTGGCTTAAGAGACGCATTCCTGAAGCAGAGGCGCGGCACGAAGGAGTTGAGGTTATTTGA